A stretch of the Clostridium fungisolvens genome encodes the following:
- a CDS encoding EAL domain-containing protein, with protein MNFIYRLRMRSKLIIAFTAISLFSGVMGLVALKNIRDLNNNSVIMHDRNSRVIKDITLVKSNLVQINLDIYMVLDEKNSNKVKTLVDEINRLKNQDDNLLADYEKHIVDSDDRKLFGDLKNILSVYRQYRERLLEYIDEGNYDKAWIVYNDLEIVSENIVKNTENYIEYNSRVAEKYDNSNKQLYHDTIISTITIGVLGFIVSIFVGHFIAYRISGKIKTILDFAKSLTEGNLEHKITMKSRDEIGQLAIALNKAADKRREYEENLMSSYEELEASYEEVRALEQELREKYNDLEASFEEITALEQELREKYTEISINEELLRNNEEWYKLITEASYDALWDWNIKEGKMFFSDQWYNILGYDREETKDIDWTKLVNEEDYERLQNVIKENWENKSSVFTIEYRIKDVNGIYTWMQTIGKTLFDSEGKPYRLAGSHKNITDIKEYQHRLEYIAYHDYLTDLPNRQYMHKVAEQYFDKKGVYEHNKTALIFIDIDNFKYINDTLGHNFGDFLICAIADRLNRIKREDDLLVRLGGDEFVIVLNSIEDRAQVENFCTAMLECFETSFNVDSNYLQVTSSIGIAIYPEDGKVLDDLLTKADIAMYRSKSLGKNNYTFFHSGMNDKVIERMEIEKYLRNALDKNEFILYYQPQVDANSGMICSFEALIRWNSPELGFVPPDRFITLAEENHRIIDIGNWVLRSACEFIKEVHINGHDKCYISINVSVIQLMQSDFVDNVLKIINDITIDPNCIELEITESIFIETYDNISEKLNRLREIGIKIALDDFGKGYSSLSYLKQLPISTLKIDKTFIDDVAEEHKISLVENIIDIGHKMNLKVVAEGVETEEQLNYLNKHSCDRIQGYYFSRPVPQSEAISLLNR; from the coding sequence AGATCTCAATAATAATAGTGTGATTATGCACGACAGAAATTCAAGAGTAATAAAAGATATTACCTTAGTAAAATCAAATTTAGTCCAAATTAATCTTGATATTTATATGGTATTAGATGAGAAAAACTCCAATAAAGTAAAAACTTTGGTTGATGAAATAAATAGATTGAAAAACCAGGATGATAATTTACTAGCTGATTATGAGAAACATATAGTGGACAGTGATGATAGGAAATTATTTGGTGACCTAAAAAATATATTGAGTGTATATAGGCAATATAGAGAAAGATTATTAGAATACATAGATGAAGGAAATTATGATAAGGCGTGGATTGTATACAATGATCTAGAAATAGTAAGTGAGAATATAGTAAAAAATACTGAAAATTATATTGAATATAACTCAAGAGTTGCAGAGAAGTATGATAATTCTAATAAACAGTTATATCATGATACCATCATATCAACAATTACGATCGGGGTATTAGGGTTTATAGTCTCAATATTTGTAGGTCATTTTATAGCCTATAGGATTTCAGGTAAAATTAAGACAATATTAGATTTTGCAAAATCTTTGACTGAAGGAAATCTAGAGCACAAAATAACAATGAAATCCAGAGATGAGATCGGTCAGTTAGCAATAGCATTAAATAAGGCTGCAGATAAGAGAAGAGAATACGAAGAAAACTTGATGAGTAGTTATGAGGAACTTGAAGCATCCTACGAAGAAGTGAGAGCTTTGGAGCAGGAATTAAGAGAAAAATATAATGATTTAGAAGCTTCGTTTGAGGAAATAACTGCCTTAGAGCAAGAACTAAGAGAAAAATATACAGAAATATCAATAAATGAAGAATTGTTAAGAAATAATGAAGAGTGGTACAAGCTTATAACTGAAGCATCTTATGATGCACTTTGGGATTGGAATATAAAAGAAGGAAAAATGTTTTTTTCAGATCAATGGTACAATATATTAGGATATGATAGGGAAGAGACAAAAGATATAGATTGGACTAAGCTAGTTAACGAAGAAGATTATGAAAGACTTCAAAATGTTATCAAAGAAAATTGGGAGAATAAAAGTTCAGTCTTCACAATAGAGTATAGAATCAAAGATGTTAATGGTATATACACATGGATGCAAACTATAGGGAAAACATTATTTGATTCAGAAGGAAAACCATATAGGTTAGCTGGATCACATAAAAATATAACAGACATAAAGGAATATCAACATAGATTAGAATACATAGCATATCATGATTATTTGACAGATTTGCCTAATAGGCAGTATATGCATAAAGTAGCAGAGCAGTATTTTGATAAAAAAGGTGTCTATGAACATAATAAAACAGCATTAATATTTATTGATATTGATAACTTCAAATACATAAACGATACATTAGGCCACAACTTTGGAGATTTTTTAATTTGTGCTATTGCTGATAGACTTAATAGAATCAAGAGAGAAGATGATTTATTGGTTAGATTAGGTGGAGATGAATTTGTAATAGTATTAAATTCAATCGAAGATAGGGCGCAAGTAGAGAATTTCTGCACTGCTATGTTAGAGTGTTTTGAAACATCATTTAATGTAGATAGTAATTACTTACAGGTAACATCCAGTATTGGAATAGCGATTTACCCAGAAGACGGTAAAGTATTAGATGATCTTTTAACTAAAGCAGATATAGCTATGTATAGATCGAAAAGCTTAGGAAAAAACAACTACACATTTTTCCATTCAGGAATGAATGATAAAGTGATTGAAAGAATGGAAATAGAAAAATATTTAAGAAATGCATTAGATAAAAATGAATTTATCCTTTATTATCAACCTCAAGTTGATGCTAATAGTGGTATGATATGCAGCTTTGAGGCACTGATTAGATGGAATAGTCCAGAATTAGGGTTTGTACCTCCAGATAGATTTATTACCTTAGCAGAAGAAAATCATAGAATTATAGACATTGGAAATTGGGTACTGAGAAGCGCATGTGAGTTTATAAAAGAAGTACATATAAATGGTCATGATAAATGTTATATATCAATAAATGTATCAGTAATTCAATTAATGCAAAGTGATTTTGTAGATAATGTTTTAAAGATTATAAATGATATTACAATAGATCCAAATTGCATTGAATTGGAGATTACAGAATCTATATTTATTGAAACTTATGACAATATAAGTGAAAAGTTAAATAGATTGAGAGAAATAGGGATTAAAATAGCTCTTGATGACTTTGGTAAGGGATACTCCTCATTAAGTTATCTAAAACAGTTGCCTATTAGTACTTTAAAAATTGATAAGACCTTTATTGATGATGTTGCTGAAGAACACAAGATATCTTTAGTCGAAAATATAATAGATATAGGGCATAAGATGAATCTAAAAGTTGTTGCAGAAGGTGTAGAAACTGAGGAGCAGCTAAATTATCTAAATAAACATAGCTGTGATAGAATACAAGGATATTATTTTAGTAGACCAGTTCCTCAAAGTGAAGCCATCAGTTTACTTAATAGATAG